One Novosphingobium sp. EMRT-2 DNA segment encodes these proteins:
- a CDS encoding amidohydrolase family protein, producing MKQGFAVLAAVVLAQAVAPGAALAETVYVRAGRLVDTEKGTVLPARLFRVDDGRVVSVTADGPVPQGARVVDWSAYTVLPGLIDMHVHLADLEQSENVAEPLLHAPMEIAYIGARNARRTLLAGFTSVHDVGCFRAFADVELRNAINRGDVIGPRMSAVGAYVTIPGGGGEVTGFSPDVKVPDDMRAGVVTDAANTVEKVNYLFQHGVDSIKLIATGAVLAQGTEPGQQELTEEEMHAAVTTAAARGSWVTAHAHGAEGIKSAIRAGVKSIEHASLIDDEGIALAKARGVFLDMDIYNGDFINDYGKAHSWPADMLRKNVDTTDAQREGFRKAVKAGVKLTFGTDAGVYPHGLNARQFKYMVRYGMTPMQAIQSATTVSADLLGWSKDVGALSPGHFGDMIAVSGDPLADITVLENVQHVMKGGDVVK from the coding sequence ATGAAACAGGGTTTTGCGGTGCTGGCGGCGGTCGTGCTGGCGCAGGCCGTGGCGCCGGGCGCGGCGCTGGCGGAGACGGTCTATGTCCGCGCCGGTCGGCTGGTCGATACCGAAAAGGGCACCGTGCTGCCCGCGCGCCTGTTCCGCGTGGACGATGGCCGCGTGGTATCCGTGACGGCGGACGGGCCGGTTCCGCAGGGCGCGCGTGTGGTCGACTGGTCGGCCTATACCGTGCTGCCCGGGTTGATCGACATGCACGTTCACCTTGCCGATCTGGAGCAGAGCGAGAACGTGGCCGAACCGCTGCTGCACGCGCCGATGGAAATCGCCTATATCGGCGCGCGCAACGCCCGGCGCACGCTGCTGGCCGGCTTCACCAGCGTCCACGATGTCGGCTGTTTCCGCGCCTTCGCCGATGTCGAGCTGCGCAACGCGATCAACCGGGGCGACGTGATCGGCCCGCGCATGAGCGCGGTGGGCGCCTATGTAACCATCCCCGGCGGCGGCGGCGAGGTGACCGGCTTTTCGCCCGACGTGAAAGTGCCCGACGACATGCGCGCGGGCGTGGTCACCGATGCCGCGAACACGGTGGAGAAGGTCAACTACCTGTTTCAGCACGGCGTGGATTCGATCAAGCTGATCGCCACCGGCGCGGTGCTGGCGCAAGGCACCGAACCCGGCCAGCAGGAACTGACCGAGGAAGAGATGCATGCCGCCGTAACCACCGCCGCCGCGCGCGGATCATGGGTGACGGCGCACGCGCACGGCGCGGAAGGCATCAAGTCCGCGATTCGCGCCGGCGTGAAATCGATCGAGCACGCCTCGCTGATCGATGACGAGGGCATCGCGCTGGCCAAGGCCAGGGGCGTGTTCCTGGACATGGACATCTACAACGGCGATTTCATCAACGATTACGGCAAGGCCCACAGCTGGCCGGCGGACATGCTGCGCAAGAACGTGGACACCACCGACGCGCAGCGCGAAGGGTTCCGCAAGGCGGTGAAGGCCGGGGTGAAGCTGACCTTCGGCACCGACGCGGGCGTCTATCCCCACGGCCTCAACGCGCGCCAGTTCAAGTACATGGTCCGCTACGGCATGACGCCGATGCAGGCGATCCAGTCCGCCACCACGGTTTCGGCGGACCTGCTCGGCTGGTCGAAGGACGTCGGCGCGCTGTCCCCCGGCCATTTCGGCGACATGATCGCGGTGAGCGGCGATCCGCTGGCCGACATCACCGTGCTGGAAAACGTGCAGCACGTGATGAAGGGCGGCGACGTGGTGAAATAG
- a CDS encoding efflux RND transporter periplasmic adaptor subunit, with translation MNYETSISADMNDAGRQADAADAGVASGYMEVGRTGGGWSRGRVLLVVALVLLALGGAYYFKHHNAAATGDAAQSGAQAQTVTVITPGMTSVQGTIVASGTIAARREMPVGVAGEGGKVASVLVDAGDWVQAGQVLAVIDRSVQAQQVESQAANVEVAAANARIAQSNLDRALKLVDKGFISKADVDRLTATRDSAVAQVRVAQATLGQLRASTARLNILAPEAGLVLTRGVEPGQVVSSGSGVLFRIAKGGELEMQARLAEADMAKLSVGVSADVTPVGTATPFTGQIWQLAPTIDATTREGIARIALPYNDALRPGGFASATIRSGTVTAPMLPESAILNDQNGAFVYVVNKDNKVERRPVKVGDVTAAGIVVREGLNGSERIVLRAGGFLNPGDTVRPVAGGTTVAKPATGH, from the coding sequence ATGAACTACGAAACCAGCATCAGTGCGGACATGAACGACGCCGGCCGGCAGGCGGATGCCGCCGATGCGGGTGTCGCGTCGGGGTACATGGAAGTCGGGCGGACCGGCGGCGGATGGTCGCGCGGCCGCGTGCTGCTGGTCGTGGCGCTTGTCCTGCTCGCGCTGGGCGGCGCCTACTACTTCAAGCACCACAACGCGGCAGCGACGGGCGATGCGGCGCAGAGCGGGGCGCAGGCGCAGACGGTTACGGTCATCACGCCGGGCATGACCTCGGTGCAGGGCACCATCGTTGCCAGCGGCACGATCGCCGCGCGGCGCGAGATGCCCGTCGGCGTCGCCGGCGAAGGCGGCAAGGTGGCGAGCGTGCTGGTCGACGCGGGCGACTGGGTGCAAGCCGGGCAGGTTCTGGCGGTCATCGACCGGTCGGTGCAGGCGCAGCAGGTCGAAAGCCAGGCCGCCAACGTGGAAGTGGCCGCTGCCAACGCGCGGATCGCCCAGTCCAATCTCGATCGCGCGCTCAAGCTGGTCGACAAGGGCTTCATTTCCAAGGCCGACGTCGATCGCTTGACCGCCACGCGCGATTCGGCGGTCGCGCAAGTGCGCGTGGCGCAGGCCACGCTGGGCCAGTTGCGCGCCAGCACCGCGCGGCTCAACATCCTGGCGCCCGAAGCGGGCCTGGTGCTGACGCGTGGCGTGGAGCCGGGGCAGGTGGTCAGCAGCGGCAGCGGCGTGCTGTTCCGCATCGCCAAGGGTGGCGAACTGGAAATGCAGGCGCGTCTCGCCGAAGCCGACATGGCCAAGCTGTCCGTGGGCGTCAGCGCCGACGTGACGCCGGTGGGCACGGCCACGCCGTTTACCGGCCAGATCTGGCAGTTGGCGCCGACCATCGACGCGACCACGCGCGAAGGCATCGCCCGCATCGCGTTGCCCTATAACGATGCGCTGCGGCCCGGCGGTTTCGCCAGCGCGACGATTCGCAGCGGCACGGTGACCGCGCCGATGCTGCCCGAATCGGCGATCCTCAACGACCAGAACGGCGCCTTCGTTTATGTCGTGAACAAGGACAACAAGGTGGAGCGCCGCCCCGTGAAGGTCGGCGATGTGACGGCGGCCGGCATCGTCGTGCGCGAAGGGCTGAACGGCAGCGAACGGATCGTGCTGCGCGCGGGCGGCTTCCTCAACCCGGGGGACACCGTGCGCCCGGTGGCGGGCGGAACAACGGTAGCCAAGCCGGCCACCGGCCACTGA
- a CDS encoding DUF445 domain-containing protein gives MRLFATGLLLIMAVLFFLARQAEQGGGPPAWGFLRAFAEAAMVGGLADWFAVTALFRHPLGLPIPHTAIIPENKDRLADSMAAFLRENFLTPQVVARRLAGMNAAAMAGGFLADPRGGEGRVRAGAANLVADVLESLDPEKLGGLAKGALRGQIAKFDLAPLLGQLLGAMIADGRHMPVIEGLARRAALALEANEELVRTMIHDRANAILRWTGLDERLANGILDGLYKLLAETVVMPDHPLRRKIEEGLEQLAHDLVHDDAMRARVERMKEEVLANPAFAAWLDAVWERGRAGLLKAVRQPDGVLSGQFGASLGELGRALQHDARLQLLVNRFARRTLVGVATRYGGQIVRLVSETVRRWDARTVTDRIEGAVGRDLQFIRINGTLVGGLVGVSIHAVDVLL, from the coding sequence CTGCGCCTGTTCGCGACCGGCCTGCTGCTGATCATGGCCGTGCTGTTTTTCCTCGCCCGCCAGGCCGAACAGGGCGGCGGACCGCCCGCGTGGGGCTTCCTGCGCGCCTTTGCCGAGGCGGCGATGGTCGGCGGACTGGCCGACTGGTTCGCGGTGACGGCGCTGTTCCGGCATCCGCTGGGGCTGCCGATTCCGCACACCGCGATCATCCCGGAAAACAAGGACCGCCTGGCCGATTCGATGGCGGCGTTCCTGCGCGAAAACTTCCTCACCCCGCAAGTGGTGGCGCGCCGGCTGGCGGGGATGAACGCGGCGGCCATGGCGGGCGGCTTCCTCGCCGATCCGCGCGGCGGAGAAGGCCGGGTGCGCGCGGGCGCCGCCAATCTCGTGGCCGATGTGCTCGAATCGCTCGATCCGGAAAAGCTGGGCGGCCTCGCCAAGGGGGCCTTGCGCGGCCAGATCGCGAAGTTCGATCTGGCGCCGCTGCTGGGGCAGCTGCTGGGCGCGATGATCGCCGATGGCCGGCATATGCCGGTGATCGAGGGGCTGGCGCGCCGCGCGGCGCTGGCGCTGGAAGCGAACGAGGAACTTGTCCGCACCATGATCCACGATCGCGCCAACGCGATCCTGCGCTGGACCGGGCTGGACGAGCGGCTGGCCAACGGCATTCTCGATGGCCTGTACAAGCTGCTGGCGGAAACCGTGGTGATGCCGGACCATCCGCTGCGCCGGAAGATCGAGGAAGGGCTGGAGCAGCTGGCGCACGATCTGGTGCACGACGATGCGATGCGGGCGCGGGTGGAGCGCATGAAGGAAGAAGTACTCGCCAATCCCGCCTTTGCTGCCTGGCTCGATGCCGTGTGGGAACGCGGGCGCGCCGGCCTGCTGAAGGCGGTGCGCCAGCCCGATGGCGTCCTCTCGGGCCAGTTTGGCGCCAGCCTGGGCGAGCTGGGCCGGGCGCTCCAGCACGACGCGCGGCTGCAACTGCTGGTCAACCGCTTCGCCCGGCGCACGCTGGTAGGCGTGGCAACGCGCTATGGCGGGCAGATCGTGCGGCTGGTATCGGAAACGGTGCGCCGCTGGGATGCCCGCACCGTGACCGACCGGATCGAGGGCGCGGTCGGCCGCGATCTCCAGTTCATCCGCATCAACGGCACGCTGGTGGGCGGGCTGGTCGGTGTTTCGATCCATGCCGTGGACGTGCTGCTATGA
- a CDS encoding isoaspartyl peptidase/L-asparaginase family protein — translation MTETSERRADTAPRWSIAIHGGAGSMRPETMDAAAQAAHEAGLRAALDAGRAVLATGGAALDAVGAAVAVLEDDPLFNAGRGSVFTYNGINELDAAVMDGTTRQAGAVAGVTHVRNPVRLARAVMEQSPHVLLAGAGAEEFAREQAIELVDPDWFATEERWRQLQELKAKKLGWFDDGLKYGTVGAVACDSHGHVAAATSTGGLTGKRWNRIGDSPVIGAGTYADDRAGAVSCTGSGEQFIRAGVAHEICARMRLAGESAQGAADAVLAEVGAMRGVGGVIVVTPAGETVFAFTTPGMFRGRADHAGLYETGIFGMAGSKD, via the coding sequence ATGACCGAGACAAGCGAAAGACGCGCGGATACCGCTCCGCGCTGGAGCATTGCGATTCACGGCGGCGCGGGATCGATGCGCCCCGAGACCATGGACGCGGCCGCGCAGGCGGCGCACGAGGCGGGGCTGCGCGCCGCGCTCGATGCCGGCCGGGCGGTGCTGGCCACGGGCGGCGCGGCGCTCGACGCGGTGGGCGCGGCGGTGGCCGTGCTGGAGGACGATCCGCTGTTCAACGCCGGGCGTGGATCGGTGTTCACCTATAACGGCATCAACGAGCTGGACGCGGCGGTGATGGACGGGACGACGCGCCAGGCCGGGGCGGTGGCGGGCGTTACCCACGTCCGCAATCCGGTGCGGCTGGCGCGCGCGGTGATGGAACAGAGCCCGCACGTCCTGCTCGCGGGGGCAGGCGCGGAGGAATTCGCGCGCGAACAGGCGATCGAACTGGTCGATCCGGACTGGTTCGCGACCGAGGAACGCTGGCGGCAGCTCCAGGAACTGAAGGCGAAGAAGCTGGGCTGGTTCGACGATGGCTTGAAGTATGGCACGGTGGGCGCGGTGGCCTGCGACAGCCACGGCCACGTCGCGGCGGCGACCTCGACCGGGGGGCTGACCGGCAAGCGCTGGAACCGCATCGGCGATTCGCCGGTGATCGGCGCGGGGACTTACGCCGACGACCGCGCGGGCGCGGTCAGCTGCACCGGATCGGGCGAACAGTTCATCCGCGCCGGCGTGGCGCATGAAATCTGCGCGCGGATGCGGCTGGCGGGCGAAAGCGCGCAAGGCGCGGCCGATGCGGTGCTGGCCGAAGTGGGCGCGATGCGCGGCGTCGGCGGCGTGATCGTGGTGACGCCGGCGGGCGAGACGGTGTTCGCCTTCACCACCCCCGGCATGTTCCGCGGCCGCGCCGATCACGCGGGGCTCTACGAGACCGGGATTTTCGGGATGGCCGGCAGCAAGGATTGA
- a CDS encoding GNAT family N-acetyltransferase gives MNDDEPFLLTERLALWKPRASDRAELFAMVAPPEVRRFLGDRPTSEADEFARLIRNAGSWALYGYGTFICRDRADGRLVALCGLFHSWRGFGKGLDDAIEAGWIVAQPDWGKGIAGEAMRAAIDWFDAAIGPRRIACMIEEGNDASLALAARLGFVRYAVEDMGEERPLILLERLPEGVAI, from the coding sequence ATGAACGACGACGAACCCTTCCTGCTGACCGAACGCCTGGCCTTGTGGAAGCCGCGCGCGTCCGACCGGGCCGAACTGTTCGCGATGGTCGCGCCGCCCGAAGTCCGGCGCTTCCTGGGCGATCGTCCCACGAGCGAGGCGGACGAGTTCGCACGGCTGATCCGGAACGCCGGAAGCTGGGCGCTCTATGGCTACGGCACGTTCATCTGCCGCGACCGCGCCGACGGCCGGCTGGTGGCGCTGTGCGGCCTGTTCCATTCGTGGCGCGGCTTCGGCAAGGGGCTGGACGACGCGATCGAGGCGGGCTGGATCGTGGCGCAGCCGGATTGGGGCAAGGGCATCGCCGGCGAGGCCATGCGCGCCGCGATCGACTGGTTCGACGCCGCGATCGGCCCGCGCCGGATCGCCTGCATGATCGAGGAGGGCAACGACGCCTCGCTCGCGCTCGCCGCCCGGCTGGGCTTCGTGCGCTATGCCGTGGAGGACATGGGCGAGGAACGCCCGCTGATCCTGCTGGAACGGCTGCCGGAAGGGGTTGCGATTTAG
- a CDS encoding GNAT family N-acetyltransferase, with translation MDRHGITALRFVEDTLSGEEVQALVAYHLADMQRHSPACKVHALPVAALRQPDVTFWSAWIGEAIAGICALRHLSDDHGELKSMRAAPEWRGHGVGEAMLAHLLSEARRRGYARVSLETGRTEPFHPAVALYRKHGFVPCPAFADYVIDDFSQCLTLDLSGPA, from the coding sequence ATGGACCGGCACGGCATCACCGCATTGCGCTTCGTCGAGGACACCCTGTCCGGCGAGGAGGTACAGGCCCTAGTCGCGTACCATCTGGCCGACATGCAGCGGCATTCGCCGGCGTGCAAGGTCCACGCCCTGCCGGTGGCGGCGCTGCGCCAGCCGGACGTCACCTTCTGGTCGGCGTGGATCGGGGAAGCCATCGCCGGCATCTGCGCCCTGCGGCATCTGTCGGACGATCATGGCGAGCTGAAATCGATGCGCGCCGCCCCGGAATGGCGGGGGCACGGCGTGGGCGAGGCGATGCTGGCGCATCTCCTGTCCGAGGCCCGGCGCCGGGGCTATGCCCGGGTCAGCCTCGAGACCGGACGCACCGAACCGTTCCACCCGGCGGTCGCGCTCTATCGCAAGCACGGCTTCGTGCCCTGCCCCGCCTTCGCCGACTACGTCATCGACGATTTCAGCCAGTGCCTGACGCTGGACCTGTCCGGCCCCGCCTGA
- a CDS encoding efflux RND transporter permease subunit, protein MNFRNISAWSIRNPVVPIVLFLGLTLAGLVSFMGMKVQNNPDIEFPMVIVEISQPGAAPTEIENQITQKVESSVRTIAGVDTITSTASEGSSQTMVQFKIGTDINAAVSEVKNKVDQVRGELPDGILEPSVFKAETSSDPIAYFAVSADDMTIEQLSWFIDDTVAKRLLALPGMAEVARAGGVNREIAVTLDPMRMKSLGVTANQINATLRQVNLNAAGGKAEVAGARQSVRVLGNARSAFDLSQTQIALSGGRTVKLADVADVRDSYSEITSIAKFNGKPVVTFSIARARGESDVSVYDETVKELAKLQAEQGNKVRFQQLFSSVGYTKDEYRTSMSSMVEGAVLAVIVVFFFLRDWRATIVSAIAIPLSAIPTFWVMSLMGFTLNTMSLLALGLVAGVLVDDAIVEIENIVRHIRMGKSAYQASIDAADEIGLAVLATTFSIVAVFFPVALMPGVSGQFFKNFGMTVVVAVLFSLLVARMITPMVAAYFLKAHGHAEHGGGPWMDRYMKILTWSLDTARVQAYLASVRARGIRPGFRHWTMARLRDHRLWMMGIGFAALLLTGVMFMVIPQQFFPDTDNDFSTITIDMVPGTTIEQTEQKVDEVLALVKDQPDLGVALERIREGNGRVFLNWKKDRKESSLDIERKLTPVLQQVSDARVNFQSQNGGGPGGGSGRPISVMLSGSDPELLQKTAQTLVEQMSGLKEVVAPRISADLRRPEIVITPHMDLAASLGVTTQALSQVIRIATQGEIDQNSAKFSLSDRQVPIRVKLPVLSRRDLSTYENLPVPTASGGSVPLARVATISFGSGPTTIQRYNQNRRVFVGADLPPGVVKGTADKAIKNLPIMRNLPQGVSNAPAGEDRWQQEMLNNFFVALAAGVLLVFSVLVLLYRRFISPLVNMGSLFLAPLGGLLLLLVLGQSQSLPVFIGILMLFGIVAKNSILLIDFAIEEMEAGTPKLAAILEAGHKRAQPIVMTTVAMVAGMVPTAISLGGDGGWRAPMGTVVIGGLTLSTLLTLLIVPAGFSLADGVEKRIGPWLGRRVLTYDPHDPRHKTADGALPAE, encoded by the coding sequence ATGAACTTCCGCAACATCTCGGCTTGGTCCATCCGCAACCCGGTGGTCCCCATCGTCCTGTTCCTTGGGCTGACGCTGGCCGGGCTGGTCTCGTTCATGGGCATGAAGGTCCAGAACAATCCGGACATCGAGTTCCCGATGGTGATCGTCGAGATCTCGCAACCGGGCGCGGCGCCGACCGAGATCGAGAACCAGATCACCCAGAAGGTCGAATCCAGCGTTCGCACGATTGCGGGCGTGGATACGATCACCTCGACGGCATCCGAAGGCAGCAGCCAGACGATGGTCCAGTTCAAGATCGGCACCGATATCAACGCGGCCGTCAGCGAGGTGAAGAACAAGGTCGACCAGGTGCGCGGCGAACTGCCCGACGGCATTCTGGAACCGTCGGTGTTCAAGGCGGAAACCTCGTCCGATCCGATCGCCTATTTCGCGGTTTCGGCCGACGACATGACGATCGAGCAGCTTTCGTGGTTCATCGACGATACCGTGGCCAAGCGGCTGCTGGCGCTGCCGGGCATGGCGGAAGTGGCGCGTGCCGGCGGGGTCAACCGCGAAATCGCGGTCACGCTCGATCCGATGCGGATGAAGTCGCTGGGCGTCACCGCCAACCAGATCAACGCCACGCTGCGCCAGGTCAACCTGAACGCCGCCGGGGGCAAGGCGGAAGTGGCCGGCGCGCGCCAGTCCGTGCGCGTGCTGGGCAATGCGCGGTCGGCCTTCGACCTTTCGCAGACGCAAATCGCGCTGAGCGGCGGGCGCACCGTGAAGCTGGCCGACGTGGCCGACGTGCGCGACAGCTACAGCGAAATCACGTCGATCGCCAAGTTCAACGGCAAGCCGGTCGTCACCTTCAGCATTGCCCGCGCGCGCGGCGAATCCGACGTCAGCGTCTATGACGAAACGGTCAAGGAACTGGCCAAGCTGCAGGCGGAACAGGGCAACAAGGTCCGCTTCCAGCAGCTGTTCAGCAGCGTGGGCTACACCAAGGACGAATACCGCACCTCGATGTCGTCGATGGTGGAAGGCGCGGTGCTGGCGGTCATCGTGGTGTTCTTCTTCCTGCGCGATTGGCGCGCGACCATCGTTTCGGCGATCGCCATCCCGCTGTCCGCCATCCCCACGTTCTGGGTGATGAGCCTGATGGGCTTCACACTGAACACCATGTCGCTGCTGGCGTTGGGCCTGGTCGCGGGCGTGCTGGTGGACGATGCGATCGTGGAGATCGAGAACATCGTCCGGCACATCCGCATGGGCAAATCCGCCTATCAGGCCTCGATCGACGCGGCGGACGAGATCGGGCTGGCCGTGCTGGCCACGACGTTCTCGATCGTCGCGGTGTTCTTCCCGGTGGCGCTGATGCCAGGCGTTTCGGGCCAGTTCTTCAAGAACTTCGGCATGACCGTAGTGGTGGCGGTGCTGTTCAGCCTGCTGGTGGCGCGCATGATCACGCCGATGGTCGCGGCCTATTTCCTGAAAGCGCACGGCCACGCCGAACATGGTGGTGGGCCGTGGATGGACCGCTACATGAAGATCCTGACGTGGTCGCTCGATACCGCGCGCGTGCAGGCCTACCTCGCCTCGGTCCGCGCGCGGGGCATCCGTCCCGGCTTCCGCCACTGGACCATGGCGCGCCTGCGCGACCATCGCCTGTGGATGATGGGCATCGGCTTTGCCGCGCTGCTGCTGACCGGCGTGATGTTCATGGTGATCCCGCAGCAGTTCTTCCCCGATACCGACAACGATTTCAGCACGATCACCATCGACATGGTGCCCGGCACCACGATCGAGCAGACCGAACAGAAGGTGGACGAGGTGCTGGCGCTGGTGAAGGACCAGCCCGACCTGGGCGTGGCGCTGGAGCGCATCCGCGAAGGCAACGGCCGCGTGTTCCTCAACTGGAAGAAGGACCGCAAGGAAAGCAGCCTCGACATCGAGCGCAAGCTGACGCCGGTGCTGCAGCAGGTTTCGGACGCGCGCGTCAACTTCCAGTCGCAGAACGGTGGCGGCCCCGGCGGCGGATCGGGTCGGCCGATCAGCGTGATGCTGTCCGGCTCCGATCCCGAACTGCTGCAGAAGACCGCGCAGACGCTGGTTGAACAGATGAGCGGGTTGAAGGAAGTGGTCGCGCCGCGGATCAGCGCGGACCTGCGCCGTCCCGAAATCGTGATTACGCCGCACATGGATCTTGCCGCCTCGCTGGGCGTGACCACCCAGGCGCTGAGTCAGGTGATCCGCATCGCCACGCAGGGCGAAATCGACCAGAACAGCGCCAAGTTCTCGCTGTCCGACCGGCAGGTACCGATCCGGGTGAAGCTGCCGGTCCTGTCGCGCCGCGATCTGTCGACGTACGAGAACCTGCCGGTGCCCACCGCGTCCGGCGGATCGGTGCCGCTGGCCCGCGTGGCGACGATCTCGTTCGGCTCCGGCCCCACCACGATCCAGCGCTACAACCAGAACCGCCGCGTCTTCGTTGGCGCGGACCTGCCGCCAGGCGTGGTCAAGGGCACGGCCGACAAAGCGATCAAGAACCTGCCGATCATGCGCAACCTGCCGCAGGGTGTGTCCAACGCGCCGGCGGGCGAGGACCGCTGGCAGCAGGAAATGCTGAACAACTTCTTCGTCGCGCTGGCCGCAGGCGTGCTGCTGGTGTTCTCGGTGCTGGTGCTGCTCTACCGCCGCTTCATCTCGCCGCTGGTCAACATGGGCTCGCTGTTCCTGGCGCCACTGGGCGGGCTGCTGCTGTTGCTGGTGCTGGGGCAATCGCAATCGCTGCCGGTGTTCATCGGCATCCTCATGCTCTTCGGCATCGTCGCCAAGAACTCGATCCTGCTGATCGACTTCGCGATCGAGGAAATGGAAGCGGGCACGCCCAAGCTGGCGGCGATCCTCGAAGCCGGGCACAAGCGCGCGCAGCCGATCGTGATGACCACGGTGGCCATGGTGGCGGGCATGGTGCCCACCGCGATTTCGCTGGGCGGCGATGGCGGCTGGCGCGCGCCGATGGGCACGGTGGTGATCGGCGGGCTGACGCTGTCGACGCTGCTCACGCTGCTGATCGTGCCGGCGGGCTTCAGCCTGGCCGACGGCGTCGAGAAGCGCATCGGCCCGTGGCTGGGCCGGCGCGTGCTCACTTACGATCCGCATGATCCCCGGCACAAAACCGCCGACGGAGCGTTACCGGCCGAGTGA